The Lepeophtheirus salmonis chromosome 13, UVic_Lsal_1.4, whole genome shotgun sequence genome segment TCttatcagaataaaaaaatgagtattctTTTGCTGTTGTGACAGGGTAGCAGCCTGTCTTGCTGCTGGATCCAGAGAAAGACTTCGATGCGTAGAACATCGATGTAGACCTTCAGGCCCTGCTTGAAAATGAAGAGCGGCATAACGTGTCCCTCGATGCTAATAATACCAAGAACAATAACTTACTCTGGTTACTTAGCCTACATGATCCTATGGACGCTATAAGGACTTTTAGCCAATCATTTATTATTCCTCGAATTATGCTTCTGGATTTGAAAGAAATGTTTACCATTTGAGAAGAACCAGACAAGATTTTTCACGGGAGAGGGGGGCTTTTGTTTCTGCTTGATCAAAGATTAGTTTGAGTGACAATTTTCTCCCTTTTTGACGGTCTTATAGTCTGTCCCTTACAACGTGCATAGCTGAGGTACCATAATCCTTCTTTGACGAGACAGTTAAACGGGGCACTACGGTGATACTATCAGCGATGgtattcatcaattttttttatttttttcctcattaagGCAGTACTTTGGATAATTTTGGGCAGTTCTAGGTCACAAAGATTCCAAGAAATCATTGTCAGGTAGTCCTCATTATCCTTCTTGATAGTTTTTCTGAATTCTTGGTCAAATCGCGTTGTGCACCCGACCACTTTACCTCTTAAATAATGTATAACGAAccacaaataaaaaactcaagATAAATGAAACTACAACATCACAATTTGCAATTGAtgtttaacaattaaaaaataatattacgaCAAGAAAATAGATCAATTCtagttatcaaaaataattacttcataACCGTAGAAATTTGGCTATGAACCATGGGTTCAATAGTCCAGgtcttaacaaagaaaacacatttttcttCTGTTccaaattgtctttttttactcGCTTTATGGAGCGAGACTTCATAACACTTTTCCAGCCATTACTTAGCTTAACagattttttcctacaaaaaaaaaaataataataataagattaaaacacgaaatagtttatgatccattgttttgacaataataaaagTAGCGTCACTCTTGCCACAATAGCTCACAAGGTAAAGAAGAAATTGCCGTAAAATATTGagagctgtcttttgaaggtcgGTACTGATTGAAAATcagttgaatttaaataaagtgtTGAGCTATTACTAAGATAAAAATAGTTTActtcattttcttcctcttaccctatttttttctctcccttTGACCAAATTAGGTGATACAAACTCGTTTAGAGCAGCACAAGCAAATATTGTATAACTTTTGAGGCCACGCCATATAGATCGCTAGCTCCCCCAAAAAACTATGCATGAGTTCGCGGTTTGATAGCTTTATACCCAATTTGGACTCCATTATCTGACTAATTTCTTGCATTTTATATTTCAGGGAGCACTTTTTTTCGTGTCCCCAGTCCCAaggttatattataaaaatatttaaatgttcgaaaataaataaataaaaggaaatttgcgtatggataaaaaaacatgatttaacATTGTATTAGAAGTAAATaatttccttctaaaagaactaaaaactcaaaaacaatCATATAATTGAACTAACGAATACGACGTATATATACTTGTACAACCGCTTTAAgggaaaaaggttttttgtttttttttcatgtgaaacttttaaatttttgaaatttaaaaatctattttatggATATGTTTCACCCAagctttttttgtttccttttttacaaTGGAGTAtttgttatcttttttctttgaaaaataggTTAGTATTTTATGttccataatttataaaaagttatagaatcaattttatatgtattaagttaatttttgttttcaaatttcaagTAAGAAGAggctcattattattataagtttttggttatcttttttataattgatgtCTACATACCAAGTATTGGTTTTATCTTGCCTTATCTTATGGctttagttttgaaatttgGCTCGACCCCATTTCTTAATGAAAgacccttttttataaaaataattatttccttaaaatcaAACAATATCAGATATATTCATCTCCTCAGAACTCAACATCAATATGAATTTGATTTAGGTCTTTGTTTCCCTCAGAAAATGGAATCCCTTGATACTATCATTAATATTCTttagtttgttttatatttaaaattattctattcagtcatatttttaaaagtacaaaaaccaCAATAGTTGTAAATTAACTAATTGAGGGAAAGCTTATGAGTGCAATCTTGCTGGTTTTTAACTAACGAGGGAACCCTACAATCTGTACAGTTCATATctctataaaacttttttgattgtaATTTTCCCTATTTAAAATTCTTAGGGCGCATtgaaaacaaaatgtattttataatatacataaatattaataaaagtatcttAAATTGTGCTAAATGCCAAAATACGTTTAATGTTGAttgtcaatatataaataatatttatcaattccAACAAGCCCCATTACTTAATGTTCttaccttgtatttatattaaccttgaactgtacatatatgaaattattatattatgcgAGGATATGATAGCATCTATTTTACTAtcttttggtttattttatttttcattatttcaaacTCTAAAGAAAAATTCGTAACAATAAGATATCTTCTTTACTGAATATGATTTTACGCATAAAGGAATAAGATctgtattgtatttattaaagattaGTTTCATTCATTGATTCTTCTTTCAATCCCCTTCACGAATGATTGATCCAAACAATTAAGAGTAGTTTCACTTTCATTTCTATGGTATAGCCTTTGTGCTATATAAGGGTATAAGGGACTATGTAAGGGTGaactaccgggccgtgcagaattatttaccgatttttgttcagaacatatcgcggacaataatgacatttgaatgaattgagaaacaatttattcatacatttttagaataataaaatagtttgtgatcaaattgaatcaatgtagccaccatttgactcaatgacactggtcaggcgacgtctgaagctgccacagacttgctggatgtaatcagcgtccatggaggcccaggtcttgttgacagcagcctttaaggcatttatgttcttgtgtagTTTTTTGCAAACCTTGGTCTCCAAGTGcacctagatagggaagtctagtgcgttcagatctgggctctgaggggccagtagtccttggccaaaagttcatgttgtccttgcgccactcctgagctttcttggaagcgtgggcgggtgctccatcttgttgaaaaacccaaggagagttgccgactatggatttgatccacggaaggaccttggatgCCAGAATCTTCACAGAATCCTCccctgttaatctgagccagtggggaaccatatcggcttcatggccttcccgttggatctccaaacatccccaaagctcacaacacggtcattttgcctgttgaaaacaggatcgaccgtaaaagttttctcatctgaaaaaatgatgatgtgtccagatgagctcttgatatcatttcaaggttttcttggcacgctcaagtctgacttctcgctgacgttcagttagcagagggcgttcagtatgCCTCAGGGGCTTTCATCCatcccttttcaatgcccttgaaacagttgatgtcgacgttcccatctttctggccatgtcggcaatggacatgttgggagtcctcttgaacacttcctttacttgccttgttgagacagtgggcttcctaccagccccaggggaatgcttgagatcacctccagcctccaagcgcttggaaatattgtaaattgtcttcaacgtgGCCCCAACCTGtaccttaatgttgttatgaggcactcccgctcggaggagggctgcaatttcgatcctctttgtttcctgattggacatggtctcacgtgtggaagttgttacgctctcacaggaaggatttttgtttattttaacagtaaaaatacgaaacaatcagattggttgccacaaaacctcttaaaaagtatatttacatcatcggtaaataattttgcacggcccggtagttattgatattttaaaaataatagacttggttaattatatattttttatatttttgatctagCATCGAATAGTAacattatttctcaaaaatatatattttttaatgtgtataatgaaacattatattgaaaaaaaaaaaaaaaatacggattTATCGTCAATTTAAcaacaagaaatatttataatcacaaaaattgatatgttggggaaaaaaataaaataattaactattaatcGAAAGGAAtcatgattaaaatattataatacgaGAGttcctaaaaatgtatataatgatatattttttgattatttaaatcggatttcaaataaaatgagttttcataaagtaatgaattacaaaaagagggcaaaaatatgtaaaatagaaTTACTTTTTGctcatgaatatatatgtatatgatataaatgatataatactGATGATGATATCAGGGACTAGGAGTCTACCAACCATGTTTGGTTGATTCAGAGGAGGAGGAGCTAATTTGGAGAAGgacaaaaactatttatccATCATTCATGTGAATAGTATTGAAAGCCCTGAATTACATATTAGTTTGTTGACAAGCCCTTATATATacaagggcgtccgcaagattatatacgtttttaaggggggggggcttagttttgggaattttttgaaataaaaatccaaattttttaattttttcaaaaaaaaaatcaaaaatcgacGATTTCACaagaaatttcaataattaaatttcaaatattttaatttttggggaaaaatatctattgttaaattttttgaaaaaaaaattcaaatatttacagaaaatttttttggattttttttttcaaaaatccaaagctattctccaaaaataaatttttatagagaaaaatttcaaaaatctgctacttttagaaaaacttaactttttgaggaaaaaatttcaaaacattaaatttttaggagaaaattttcaaaaatctatggccataaaattaaactttttgcaaaacaagttaaaaattaaattgatttttatgaggaaattctgtaataatttaattacagaaaatttaatttttgggcaaaaaaatcgaaaaattaattttcaattattaaatttctattaaaaaagaaaaattccttaactgGGCGTTATGATATATGaagatttgaaaattcaaaaaatgattgaaaggGGTGgaagggaaaaatatttatctttatctgAACATGTATTATATAGAAGTTgcttttaaagacatttttgtgaatattttattaacagattacttaaacaaatattatatgtaaaaattctaaaaaatatgtatatatcaaagatattttttatatacatctgaaataaataaattattatttttggaaagactaaaaaaataactattgtgTCTAcgatgattttatttttttgttttttcgtaaAATCTAAGGCTCATCCTTTATATAtacgactttttttaaaagaaaaagttatatgtgctaaagatatatatacttttttaatattcgttTAAGATTGGTGAACAATAAAGGGATTAGAAAAATATGTAGTAAGTATTGATATGAATCCcccaaaaatatgatatttaataagttaAGTTAGGAAGGAGGGATAATCACGTTGTCCTAATTTCCTTACCTTCAAAGATTTGATTATGTTTTTGTAAGTGTGTTTGATTGTGATATCTTACGTTCAGGGTCCTCAAGGTTATCGGCCGTGCATGTAAGTAGGTAATGCAAATACACACTATTGATTATGACTATGTTtgtctgtcaaaaaaaaaaaaaaaaaaaagtagaataatttattatgaaaaatgaatatttataaaggtATGTGTGTTTTTGTCAAGTCACTCCGTGAAAGCCAAGTCGTTTGAAGTCTTGAAAGCAcgaaattcttctttttttttcttttgttttgtttggttATTGAAAGCTTCATGGATAAAAACGATGATAATCACGGATTGTTCGTTATATGGATGATGATTCATTCTTCTTCATATTTGATAACACCCTCATTAGATTTTCTCAAGTCCTGCATCCGTCTCATAGTTTTATGTCGACCATTTCTACGGTTTTTCctatttctccttcttttctatagtaaaaaattaaaaaagagtgtCACtggatagaaaaaaaaggaaggacaATCACttcattttgtagaaaaaattgaattacctCTTCTTCATCCGTAATCCTCTCATAGAGATTTCTCAAGTATTCTCGTCTCAACTCTGCCTCCCTTATCTTCATTAATTGTATTAGCTTTTTTTAGTGGTATTAGTTAAGTTAGGGTGTTggtgaataaaagaaataaaaattgatatattaatagaagtgaaatgattttttaaagatgataaTGTTTCATTCAAACCGGATCCTTCTCTATTCATTTAATGTGACAAACCTGTGATGATTATTATacacttatatacatataaaaagctTTCTTTTGCTCGACAAAAGACAAGAGagttaacttttaaaaactaatctttaatataaatgaataaaaagcctGCGTGGGTGGATTGCCCcccccatatttattttttccttttggaggactaaaataaaagttatctcCGTTTTTTTCCTCCACATTTAATGTAATTATCCAACACTCtgctatttaaatataatcttaaaagttacaatgaattatttatagtcATTACACTGTGAATGCAGTTTACGtgtaaaaagatttaattttacattattatgaaaactaattgaaaattgttgaaaaacatacaaattaattacatGCTATTTGATAATATAGATTCTAGTAACCCCTGCATGACctcattcatattttattcattttagtttTCTGTTAGTTATTCCCCTCATTTAATAGTAAAagaataatctaatttttcagttattcaaaaatgtcttttaaatatatatatactttttacatacaaatttcGTAgtaattcctcattttttaatgcatatatataaacttattattcCTTCAGAAATAGCGTAGTATTTGATAAGTACTacattaataatgtatatatatatagagagagagagtcaATGTGTCGTAGAGTTTTTGAATGAATGTTCATACAATCATAAATAAAGCACAAACTATGCTGCTCTAAGTCATTTTAATGCTTGACTGCTGTTAATTTTAAGCCTGAGTTAGAATTTTAATTGCATACTTTTGTGAGAATATTTTTCTgagaaataaaggaaaaaagacaaaaaaactttcttacatttttacgacgtttctttgaatttttacgTCGGATTCCTCTACTGGATTGATCAATCATGCGTTGTTTGATGCTTTTattcaataacttatttttgatgCTATCAAAGGCAACCATTCTGTCATCATCATTTTCTTTGTCTCCAGAGAGTAATTGTAACCTTAGTTTCTCGAAGGGTCGAGGAGACTGCGTGATTGAAGGCTCTTCTTGAGTAATAAATCCATCAAATTCATTTGAAGATCTGTCATCATTTGACGAAGAAGACGATAGAGTGGGCAATCCTTTGTCATCTCTTAGTTTGGATCGAAGTTTGTCCATAAAAGAAGAAGGAGAGGATTTTGAAGGAGCATCGTAATAACGAATATTTCCATAGTTTGGAATTTCATTTTGGTTCGCTCTCATACGCAAGGatcttaaatgatttatttggcGCTCTTTTCGAGAACGTAGTATATTGTAGATATCGTTTGTTGGGTCATGTACTTTTGTCGTAGGTTGATATTGAGATATTTTGCCATACACCCGAGATTTGTTCTCGTCCTCATCATCGTCATTTTGAATTGACTCCGTAGAAGACCTCGAGGGGATCACGGATAAACGCCGTCGATCCGTTTTCATTTTCTTAGGGGATGTAAATAGAAGAGCATTGGACTCCTCTTTGTTGAGGTCATCCTCGTCTTGCAAATCCAATTTAGGAGAGGTGACTGTATTGTAGAAGAAAGGCCGATTATCCCTTGTGGTGTCTCTTAATTGCATTTTGCGCGCTATTTTCCACATTCGCTTCAGCTCATGGCAAGAGGGCTCTTCCTTAAAATTAGGGTTACTAAATTTCTCTAGTAGCCTTCTGTCCTCTTCTGATTCTGCAGGCCATTCAGTGTCTCGAGTGTTTCTGTGGCCGTACTTTTTCATAGTCTCTTCATCAAGAGGCGAAAAGGAGTATATGATGTTATTTGAAAGCAAGGGAGATGGAGAAGGGGGTGTAGGTGTTGAAGCTGGCGAGGGTGTCACATAGTAGTTGTTGCTACCAGATGACCCACTTCTTCTTAGATAAGGTGAACGATTACTGAAGTAGAATGCACTTCTACTCACAACAAAAGTGGAATGTAACAGCAAtaaatataatggaataatcaacatattttctcctttagcaatgtacaaaattataggatccaaaaataaaagcacaaggaagaaaaataaagataatttgtaATGGAATAGGTCGAGATCAGTTTGTAGTTGATTATGATTTGAgtcttacatatatgtatgtataaggcAAGGATTTGAAAGCTTTGGTTTATATCTGAAAGAAAGAAggataacaaaaaatgatgacGTATCTATAATTAGGATTCAAACAAAAGCGCAATTGGGGGTTTCTACAtctctaatatatatgtatacaaaaccATTTATGTCCATAAaccaaagaaaaatgaattaattctacatcgtttgaaatatatttgaattataatatttctaccTAAATTATTAGCTAAAGTTATAAATGAGCGTTGAATATCAGTTTTCAATAAAGGCACAAATCCCTTACTTACTTTCCGTTCATATTCAAATGTGAATACTTTCCTGGGTCTTTAAAAACCTGCACAAAAAGTCCTACTATGACTCTTTCTGATTTGATTTTTCCTTGCAAAATACTTCATATCAATGTATAATGGAGCATTTTCTACTTTGtatctcttttattttcatcaatacaagtcaattttaatgcaatattaacattttttagcaCACAAAAACATTGAATAATGAAGTGATTGTAACTTTTAGGATATTTTAGAGGAAGCCAGGGGAAAATATTCAATGGATAATTAAGATAAATCAGAAATTTATGGTAAAGAAGGAGGAGAAAAAAGGGTTGAGTTGAATAATACACACAAATTGTTAGAAATAAGTGTTTGCAAAGGGCCTAGGAAAGTAATGGCGAATTAACTAATATATGCAATCTATACACTATCGGAAAGGTAATACTGTACCTACAAAGCTACGCAATTATATGCTTGAATGTATTCTTTTGTTTCTCTTCATTTCAAGCGACGACagaaatggataaaatattaattgaacttGTTCTtatgtaaatgattttaattaaatttcagaatttcatagaagaaacaaataaattttttataggttttatGAAAGTATTAATATCTTTATGTACATTATTCtaacatatgtatacatacccttttttgaaaatc includes the following:
- the LOC121128288 gene encoding uncharacterized protein isoform X2, with the translated sequence MLIIPLYLLLLHSTFVVSRSAFYFSNRSPYLRRSGSSGSNNYYVTPSPASTPTPPSPSPLLSNNIIYSFSPLDEETMKKYGHRNTRDTEWPAESEEDRRLLEKFSNPNFKEEPSCHELKRMWKIARKMQLRDTTRDNRPFFYNTVTSPKLDLQDEDDLNKEESNALLFTSPKKMKTDRRRLSVIPSRSSTESIQNDDDEDENKSRVYGKISQYQPTTKVHDPTNDIYNILRSRKERQINHLRSLRMRANQNEIPNYGNIRYYDAPSKSSPSSFMDKLRSKLRDDKGLPTLSSSSSNDDRSSNEFDGFITQEEPSITQSPRPFEKLRLQLLSGDKENDDDRMVAFDSIKNKLLNKSIKQRMIDQSSRGIRRKNSKKRRKNKRRRNRKNRRNGRHKTMRRMQDLRKSNEGVIKYEEE
- the LOC121128288 gene encoding uncharacterized protein isoform X1, with the protein product MLIIPLYLLLLHSTFVVSRSAFYFSNRSPYLRRSGSSGSNNYYVTPSPASTPTPPSPSPLLSNNIIYSFSPLDEETMKKYGHRNTRDTEWPAESEEDRRLLEKFSNPNFKEEPSCHELKRMWKIARKMQLRDTTRDNRPFFYNTVTSPKLDLQDEDDLNKEESNALLFTSPKKMKTDRRRLSVIPSRSSTESIQNDDDEDENKSRVYGKISQYQPTTKVHDPTNDIYNILRSRKERQINHLRSLRMRANQNEIPNYGNIRYYDAPSKSSPSSFMDKLRSKLRDDKGLPTLSSSSSNDDRSSNEFDGFITQEEPSITQSPRPFEKLRLQLLSGDKENDDDRMVAFDSIKNKLLNKSIKQRMIDQSSRGIRRKNSKKRRKNLIQLMKIREAELRREYLRNLYERITDEEEKRRRNRKNRRNGRHKTMRRMQDLRKSNEGVIKYEEE